The Lynx canadensis isolate LIC74 chromosome D1, mLynCan4.pri.v2, whole genome shotgun sequence genome has a segment encoding these proteins:
- the LOC115525488 gene encoding secretoglobin family 1D member-like: MRLFLSVLLVTLAFCCYEANALPCPAFVADISGFLLTPTSVFKLSLAKYEAPPENVQAVLDVKSCTDNISKSRRKALTQILGKVTASCVI; the protein is encoded by the exons atgAGGCTGTTCCTGAGTGTCCTGCTGGTCACTCTGGCTTTTTGCTGCTATGAGG cCAATGCGTTGCCCTGTCCAGCCTTTGTTGCAGATATCTCAGGCTTTCTCCTGACACCTACAAGTGTCTTCAAGCTATCACTTGCAAAATATGAAGCACCTCCAGAAAACGTTCAGGCCGTTTTGGATGTGAAGAGTTGCACAGATAACATCTCCAAGTCCAGAAGAAAGGCACTTACACAAATATTG GGGAAAGTCACGGCATCGTGTGTAATTTAA